One Heptranchias perlo isolate sHepPer1 chromosome 39, sHepPer1.hap1, whole genome shotgun sequence DNA segment encodes these proteins:
- the LOC137305302 gene encoding uncharacterized protein, translated as MGQCSRNSFTPKPNSQTPTPNPKPPTPKPPNSQTPKLPNPQTPKPPNSQTPTPKLPNSQTPNPQTPKPPNSQTPTPNPKPPTPKPPNSQTPKLPNPQPPNSQTPTPKPPHPQTPHPNPTPKPPNPTPKLPNSQTPNPQTPKPPHPNPHTPKPHTQTPKPHTQTPKLPNPQPPNSQTPTPPNPTPKPPNPTPKPPNPHTPKPPNSQTPKPPHPNPHTQTPKPPNPHTQTPTPKPPHPNPQTPKPPHPNPHTQTLTPKPPHPQTPHPNPQTPNPTPKPPTPKPPNPQTPNPNTQNPNAQTPTPKPQRPKPQRPKPQRPNPNAQNPNAQNPNAQTPTPKTPTPKPQRPNPNTQNPNTQNPNAQTPTPKTPTPKTPTPKTPTPKPQHPKPQRPKPQRPNPNAQNPNAQTPTPKTPTPKTPTPKPQHPNPNTQNPNTQNPNTQNPNTQYPNAQNPNAQTPTPKTPTPNTPTPKPQPQFCTPLCQSPGGKCFSLQQF; from the exons ATGGGTCAATGCTCTCG taattcattcacACCCAAACCCAACTCCCaaaccccaacccccaaccccaaaCCCCCAACTCCCAAACCCCCAAACTCCCAAACCCCCAAACTCCCAAACCCCCAAACTCCCAAACCCCCAAACTCCCAAACCCCAACACCCAAACTCCCAAACTCCcaaacccccaacccccaaactCCCAAACCCCCAAACTCCCaaaccccaacccccaaccccaaaCCCCCAACTCCCAAACCCCCAAACTCCCAAACCCCcaaactcccaaacccgcaacccccaaactcccaaacccccacacccaaacccccacacccccaaaccccacacccaaaccccacacccaaacccccaaaccccacacccaaaCTCCCAAACTCCcaaacccccaacccccaaactcccaaacccccacacccaaacccccacacccccaaaccccacacccaaacccccaaaccccacacccaaaCTCCCAAACTCCcaaacccccaacccccaaactcccaaacccccacacccccaaaccccacacccaaacccccaaaccccacacccaaacccccaaacccccacacccccaaacccccaaacTCCcaaacccccaaacccccacacccAAACCCCCACACCCAAACTCCcaaacccccaaacccccacacccAAACCCCCACACCCAAACCCCCACACCCAAACCCCCAAACTCCCAAACCCCCACACCCAAATCcccacacccaaaccctaactcccaaacccccacacccccaaaccccacacccaaacccccaaaccccaaaccccacacccaaacccccaacccccaaaccccccaacccccaaacccCCAACCCCAACACCCAAAACCCCAACGCCCAAACCCCAACACCCAAACCCCAACGCCCAAAACCCCAACGCCCAAAACCCCAACGCCCAAACCCCAACGCCCAAAACCCCAACGCCCAAAACCCCAACGCCCAAACCCCAACGCCCAAAACCCCAACGCCCAAACCCCAACGCCCAAACCCCAACACCCAAAACCCCAACACCCAAAACCCCAACGCCCAAACCCCAACACCCAAAACCCCAACACCCAAAACCCCAACGCCCAAAACCCCAACGCCCAAACCCCAACACCCAAAACCCCAACGCCCAAAACCCCAACGCCCAAACCCCAACGCCCAAAACCCCAACGCCCAAACCCCAACACCCAAAACCCCAACGCCCAAAACCCCAACGCCCAAACCCCAACACCCAAACCCCAACACCCAAAACCCCAACACCCAAAACCCCAACACCCAAAACCCCAACACCCAATACCCCAACGCCCAAAACCCCAACGCCCAAACCCCAACACCCAAAACCCCAACACCCAATACCCCAACGCCCAAACCCCAACCCCAGTTCTGTACGCCTCTGTGCCAATCCCCAGGAGGGAAGTGTTTCAGTTTACAGCAGTTTTAA